From Candidatus Doudnabacteria bacterium, a single genomic window includes:
- a CDS encoding ABC transporter permease subunit: MSIGRLFAAYVIAVLLGWSLATLFYRGILSHVVLPLFDILQSFPEFAILPFAVHYFGQSNFTVIFFLVLTIIWPVVFSVLSSLRLVKHEVEEAVEIYHLSGWNYFRKFILPLSIPGLVTGSIIGLGEGWGALVATEIIVKLPGGVGEFFQIHSLDTTITLLGILALLIIVFSINKLVWIPLLDASHRLMEE, from the coding sequence ATGTCTATCGGACGCCTGTTTGCGGCCTACGTGATCGCCGTTTTATTAGGCTGGTCTTTAGCCACACTTTTTTATCGCGGGATTTTGTCGCATGTGGTTTTGCCGCTTTTTGACATTCTGCAAAGTTTTCCCGAGTTTGCGATCTTGCCGTTTGCCGTCCACTATTTTGGTCAATCTAATTTTACAGTCATTTTTTTTCTGGTATTGACGATTATTTGGCCGGTTGTGTTTTCAGTTTTAAGCTCGCTTCGGTTGGTCAAGCACGAAGTGGAGGAAGCGGTTGAGATCTATCATCTGTCCGGCTGGAATTATTTCCGTAAATTTATTTTGCCGCTTAGTATTCCGGGCCTGGTCACCGGTTCGATCATCGGTTTGGGTGAAGGCTGGGGCGCGCTTGTGGCAACAGAAATTATAGTCAAACTGCCCGGCGGAGTGGGAGAGTTTTTTCAGATCCATTCTCTCGACACGACCATTACTTTGTTGGGAATTTTAGCATTATTGATTATTGTTTTCAGCATCAATAAGCTGGTCTGGATACCTCTTCTGGATGCCAGCCACAGACTCATGGAAGAATAA
- a CDS encoding phosphatase PAP2 family protein, translating into MYNLDYKIFFSINGLAGKNQVLDIVGIFLGVWLIYFLAGWVLILLFYKRYFWNSILAIISSLVARLLIVEVIKRLVNRPRPYEIFPVHQIVSDTEKGLSFSSGHAVILFCIAFSFYGTKLFYPLLVLATVASVARIFIGVHYPSDVLASMVIALATVLFFRRLLKKRFLS; encoded by the coding sequence TTGTATAATCTAGACTACAAAATTTTCTTTTCTATCAACGGTTTGGCCGGTAAAAACCAGGTCTTGGATATTGTCGGGATTTTTCTCGGTGTTTGGCTGATCTATTTTCTTGCAGGGTGGGTATTGATCTTGCTTTTCTACAAACGGTACTTTTGGAATTCGATTCTCGCGATCATTAGTTCTTTGGTAGCCAGACTTCTGATCGTTGAGGTCATAAAAAGGCTGGTCAACCGGCCGAGGCCTTATGAAATTTTTCCGGTCCATCAAATAGTATCGGATACCGAAAAAGGGCTGTCATTTTCTTCCGGCCATGCCGTGATCTTGTTTTGTATTGCCTTCAGTTTTTATGGCACTAAGCTGTTTTATCCGTTACTGGTTTTGGCCACAGTGGCTTCGGTGGCACGAATTTTTATCGGAGTGCATTATCCGTCAGATGTTCTGGCCAGCATGGTCATCGCCTTGGCGACCGTGCTGTTTTTCCGCCGTCTTCTCAAAAAAAGGTTTTTAAGCTAA
- a CDS encoding undecaprenyl-diphosphate phosphatase, translated as MSFIHAIILGIVEGLTEFLPISSTGHQILVSSLLHIGQTDFVKSFEIIIQVGAILAVVVLYSTDLWKWEIIKRLAVAFVPTGVIGLVLYKIVKNYLLGNNSIVLWSMFLGGITLILFERWYEKSQKEKLEQSLVEITYQQAFIIGLFQSIAIIPGVSRSAATIVGGLLLGIKRRTIVEFSFLLAVPTMIAASGLDLLHSYKTLESGSLSILLTGFVVAFLVAMAAVKYFIKYVQKHTFTPFGTYRILVAIIFWLFV; from the coding sequence ATGAGTTTTATCCACGCCATAATTTTAGGCATTGTTGAAGGACTGACAGAATTCCTGCCGATCTCGTCCACAGGGCATCAGATCTTGGTTTCCAGTCTTTTGCACATCGGTCAAACCGACTTTGTGAAGAGTTTTGAAATTATTATTCAGGTCGGCGCAATTTTGGCTGTCGTCGTTCTGTATTCGACAGATCTTTGGAAATGGGAAATTATCAAGCGTTTGGCAGTGGCATTTGTGCCAACCGGAGTGATAGGGCTTGTGCTGTACAAGATCGTAAAGAACTATCTTCTGGGCAATAATTCCATAGTTTTGTGGAGCATGTTTTTGGGCGGGATCACCCTGATCCTGTTCGAGCGTTGGTATGAAAAATCGCAAAAAGAAAAATTGGAACAGTCTCTGGTTGAAATTACCTATCAGCAGGCTTTCATAATCGGCTTGTTCCAGTCGATCGCGATAATTCCCGGCGTGTCCCGTTCGGCCGCGACGATAGTTGGCGGTTTGCTTTTGGGTATTAAGCGAAGAACGATCGTTGAGTTTTCTTTTTTGCTGGCTGTACCGACCATGATCGCCGCTTCCGGTTTGGATCTGCTGCACAGTTATAAGACCTTGGAATCGGGAAGCCTTTCGATTCTGCTGACCGGGTTTGTGGTAGCTTTCCTCGTGGCAATGGCCGCAGTCAAGTATTTTATAAAATATGTGCAAAAACACACGTTTACCCCGTTTGGCACGTATCGGATCTTAGTCGCAATTATTTTTTGGCTATTTGTATAA
- the glyA gene encoding serine hydroxymethyltransferase — protein sequence MSLKQKDQQIYDLIQKERRRQAEVLELIASENYVSDEVLEALGSVLTNKYAEGYPRKRYYAGNEIIDQVEELAIERVREGFDLPLDWHVNVQPYSGSPANLEVYAALLEPADTVMAMDLAHGGHLTHGSKVNASGKTYKFVHYGVSAKTGLLDYMEILKMADRVNPKLIVSGFTAYPREIDFRKLKEIGDKVKAITMADISHIGGLVAAGVHPSPIPFFDVVTTTTHKTLRGPRGAIIMCKDKFATAIDKAVFPGMQGGPHENAIAAIAVAMKEVKTASFKKYAEQIVKNCKALAHALSDFGFKLVSDGTDNHLMLIDLTNKNIGGKDAQKLLESAGIILNMNMVPNDPRSPFDPSGIRLGTAAVTSRGMKEKEMSKIASWITAVITEHSVTEKVRMEIKRFTKNFPAPGL from the coding sequence ATGTCACTAAAGCAAAAAGATCAGCAAATTTACGATCTGATCCAAAAAGAGCGCCGCAGGCAGGCTGAAGTTTTAGAATTGATCGCGTCTGAAAATTATGTGTCCGATGAAGTTTTGGAAGCCTTAGGTTCGGTGCTGACTAATAAATATGCCGAGGGCTACCCGCGCAAGCGATACTATGCTGGCAATGAAATAATCGACCAGGTGGAAGAACTGGCAATAGAGCGCGTGCGCGAGGGTTTTGATCTGCCGCTGGATTGGCACGTGAATGTCCAGCCGTATTCCGGAAGTCCCGCGAACTTGGAAGTTTATGCCGCTCTTTTGGAGCCAGCAGATACGGTCATGGCCATGGATCTGGCGCACGGCGGGCATCTGACCCACGGGTCCAAAGTCAATGCCTCGGGTAAAACATACAAATTCGTCCATTACGGCGTATCAGCCAAAACCGGATTGCTGGATTACATGGAGATCCTGAAAATGGCCGATCGCGTCAATCCCAAACTGATAGTGTCCGGGTTTACGGCGTACCCGCGCGAAATTGATTTCCGGAAACTCAAAGAGATCGGCGACAAGGTGAAGGCGATCACCATGGCTGACATCTCCCACATCGGCGGCCTGGTAGCCGCAGGCGTGCATCCATCTCCAATCCCGTTTTTTGACGTGGTCACGACCACCACTCACAAAACCTTGCGGGGTCCCAGAGGCGCGATCATCATGTGCAAAGATAAATTTGCCACGGCCATTGATAAAGCCGTGTTTCCGGGCATGCAGGGCGGTCCTCACGAGAATGCGATTGCCGCAATTGCAGTGGCCATGAAAGAGGTCAAAACCGCGTCTTTCAAAAAATACGCTGAACAGATAGTGAAAAATTGCAAAGCCCTGGCCCACGCACTTTCGGATTTCGGGTTCAAACTGGTGTCCGACGGCACGGATAATCATCTGATGCTGATCGATCTGACCAATAAGAATATCGGAGGCAAAGATGCGCAAAAACTCCTGGAGTCAGCCGGAATTATCCTGAATATGAATATGGTGCCGAATGACCCTCGTTCGCCGTTTGACCCGTCCGGCATCAGGCTCGGCACTGCGGCCGTGACCAGCCGCGGCATGAAGGAAAAAGAAATGAGCAAGATCGCGTCGTGGATCACGGCTGTCATCACCGAACATTCAGTCACGGAAAAAGTCCGCATGGAAATCAAGCGGTTCACCAAAAACTTCCCAGCCCCTGGCTTATGA